One Algibacter sp. L3A6 genomic region harbors:
- a CDS encoding RrF2 family transcriptional regulator: protein MLSKKTKYGLKALTFLARSEGDAPVQVGTIAKSENIPQKFLEGILLTLRKSGILGSKKGKHGGYYLRQEPSEIKMTDVMRVLEGPIAMVPCVSLNFYEKCDDCPDEHACSVHKLMIMVRDNTLKVLRNNTLADLSNIKS from the coding sequence ATGCTATCTAAAAAAACTAAATACGGACTAAAAGCACTAACGTTTCTTGCTAGATCAGAAGGCGATGCGCCAGTGCAAGTTGGTACTATTGCTAAAAGTGAAAACATTCCTCAGAAATTTTTAGAAGGAATTTTGCTAACCTTAAGGAAGTCTGGTATTCTAGGGTCTAAAAAAGGAAAGCATGGTGGTTATTATTTAAGACAAGAACCTTCGGAAATTAAAATGACGGATGTAATGCGTGTTCTCGAGGGACCAATTGCTATGGTGCCATGTGTGAGTCTTAACTTTTATGAAAAATGTGACGATTGCCCAGATGAGCATGCATGTAGTGTGCACAAACTCATGATCATGGTACGCGACAATACACTAAAAGTGCTACGAAACAATACGTTAGCCGATTTGTCAAATATCAAATCTTGA
- the cysD gene encoding sulfate adenylyltransferase subunit CysD — translation MNKDTSNINSLENEAIYIMREVAAQFEKPVLLFSGGKDSITLVRLAVKAFYPAKIPFPLMHIDTGHNFPETIEFRDRLCKELGLELIVRNVQDSIDEGKVKEESGRYASRNMLQTTTLLDAIEEFKFDACIGGARRDEEKARAKERIFSVRDDFGQWDEKNQRPELFDMLNGDIEHGQNVRVFPISNWTELDVWSYIEQENIEIPSIYFAHKRKVFLRDGMIWSAEDDVVYRDDNEEVLEKMVRFRTVGDMSCTAAVYSDAVSISKVVEEIRDSTISERGARIDDKRSEGAMEKRKQQGYF, via the coding sequence ATGAATAAAGACACATCAAATATAAATTCGTTAGAAAACGAGGCTATATACATTATGAGAGAAGTGGCAGCGCAATTTGAAAAACCTGTGTTGTTATTTTCTGGAGGAAAAGATTCTATTACTTTGGTTAGATTGGCTGTTAAAGCTTTTTACCCAGCAAAAATTCCTTTCCCTTTAATGCATATAGACACTGGGCACAATTTTCCTGAAACTATCGAATTTAGAGATCGTTTATGTAAAGAATTAGGTTTAGAGCTAATTGTACGTAACGTTCAAGATTCTATTGATGAAGGTAAGGTGAAAGAAGAATCTGGTCGTTATGCAAGTAGAAATATGTTGCAAACTACTACGCTTCTTGATGCTATCGAAGAATTTAAGTTTGATGCTTGTATTGGTGGTGCGCGTCGTGATGAAGAAAAAGCAAGAGCTAAAGAACGTATTTTTTCTGTTCGTGACGATTTTGGTCAATGGGATGAGAAAAACCAACGTCCGGAGTTATTCGATATGTTGAATGGTGATATTGAGCACGGACAAAACGTACGTGTATTCCCTATTTCTAACTGGACAGAATTAGATGTATGGTCTTATATAGAACAAGAAAATATTGAAATTCCTTCAATATATTTTGCTCACAAACGTAAAGTATTCTTAAGAGATGGCATGATTTGGTCTGCAGAAGACGATGTTGTTTACAGAGATGATAATGAAGAGGTGTTAGAGAAAATGGTTCGTTTTAGAACGGTTGGAGATATGAGTTGTACTGCAGCGGTATATTCAGATGCGGTTTCAATTTCTAAAGTAGTAGAAGAAATTAGAGACTCTACTATTTCTGAACGTGGCGCTAGAATCGATGATAAACGATCTGAAGGTGCTATGGAAAAACGTAAACAACAAGGGTATTTCTAG
- a CDS encoding HEPN domain-containing protein: MQSFETEIENPIVQKDIIELANKIELFNNGKIDEEKFRSLRLARGVYGQRQEGVQMIRIKIPFGKMKSNQLRRIADVSDEYSRGRLHITTRQDIQIHYVDLQRTPELWAELEKDEVTVREACGNVVRNVTASETAGIDVNELFDVSPYADAIFKFFLRNPICQEMGRKFKVSFSNTDEDTGLSYLHDIGFIAKVENGVRGFKVMVAGGLGSQPRHAEELFSFLPTDKIIPVMEGVLRVFDRYGERKSRAKARMKFLLKDIGLEAFKALIAEEQKAIEFKTVAIDADAYVASTPVSVEAPQVEIKDQAAFDLWKSTNLIPQKQEGYVAIGVKVLLGDFYTDKARLLANLVDKYAAGEIRLTLRQNIVIPFVKEDLVPFFYQELEKLGFVEAGYNKAVDITACPGTDTCNLGIASSTGISVELERMITTEYPQYLQNEDLVIKISGCMNACGQHNMANIGFQGMTVRTPEKLVAPALQVLLGGGNLGNGNALFADKVVKVPSKRGPEALRRILNDFEANAEGKSFVDYYKVTGERYFYDLLNDLQDVTNLTQEDFIDWGEEEKYVKEIGIGECAGVVIDLIATLFFESEEKIDNAKASFGDEVYSSAIYYAYQSLVNSAKALLLAENKKTNTHAGIVSQFDEFFIEGGKIDLGTSFSELIYEINKNAPTKDFAVSYIANADKFLAAVRAYREAEQAKA; this comes from the coding sequence ATGCAAAGTTTTGAAACAGAAATAGAAAATCCAATAGTACAAAAGGATATCATTGAATTAGCCAATAAAATTGAGCTATTTAACAATGGTAAAATTGATGAAGAAAAATTTAGAAGTCTTCGTTTGGCTCGTGGCGTTTATGGCCAACGTCAAGAAGGTGTTCAAATGATTCGTATCAAGATTCCTTTCGGAAAAATGAAAAGTAACCAATTACGTAGAATTGCTGATGTTTCAGATGAATATTCTCGTGGTCGTTTGCACATTACAACCCGTCAAGATATCCAAATTCACTATGTAGATTTACAAAGAACTCCAGAACTTTGGGCTGAGCTTGAAAAAGATGAGGTTACAGTGCGTGAGGCCTGCGGAAACGTGGTGAGAAACGTAACGGCTTCGGAAACTGCTGGTATCGATGTTAACGAACTTTTCGATGTATCTCCTTATGCAGATGCGATTTTTAAATTCTTTTTACGTAACCCAATTTGTCAAGAAATGGGACGTAAATTTAAAGTGTCTTTCTCTAATACTGACGAAGATACCGGATTATCGTATTTACATGATATTGGTTTTATTGCCAAAGTAGAAAACGGTGTTCGTGGGTTTAAAGTAATGGTTGCTGGTGGATTAGGTTCTCAACCGCGTCATGCAGAAGAGCTTTTCAGCTTTTTACCTACAGATAAAATTATTCCAGTAATGGAAGGGGTTTTAAGAGTTTTCGATCGTTACGGTGAACGTAAAAGTAGAGCTAAAGCACGTATGAAGTTCCTTTTAAAGGATATTGGATTAGAGGCTTTTAAAGCTTTAATTGCTGAAGAACAAAAAGCGATTGAATTTAAAACAGTAGCTATTGATGCTGATGCTTATGTGGCATCAACACCAGTTTCAGTGGAAGCACCACAAGTTGAAATAAAAGATCAAGCAGCCTTCGATTTATGGAAATCTACAAACCTTATTCCTCAAAAACAGGAGGGATACGTTGCAATTGGTGTTAAAGTTTTATTAGGTGATTTTTATACCGATAAAGCACGTTTACTAGCTAATTTAGTTGATAAATATGCTGCTGGTGAAATACGTTTAACATTACGTCAAAATATAGTTATTCCTTTTGTAAAGGAAGATTTAGTTCCGTTTTTCTATCAAGAACTTGAGAAATTAGGTTTTGTAGAAGCGGGTTATAATAAAGCCGTAGATATTACAGCTTGCCCTGGTACAGATACTTGTAACTTAGGTATAGCAAGTAGTACTGGTATTTCGGTAGAATTAGAACGGATGATTACGACAGAATACCCACAATATTTACAAAATGAAGATCTTGTAATTAAAATTAGTGGATGTATGAATGCTTGTGGTCAACACAATATGGCAAACATTGGTTTTCAAGGAATGACGGTTAGAACACCTGAAAAATTAGTGGCGCCTGCGTTACAAGTTTTATTAGGAGGAGGTAACCTAGGTAATGGAAATGCATTATTTGCAGATAAAGTAGTAAAAGTACCAAGTAAAAGAGGACCGGAAGCATTACGTAGAATCTTAAATGATTTTGAAGCAAATGCTGAAGGAAAATCATTCGTAGATTATTATAAAGTAACAGGAGAACGTTATTTTTATGATTTATTAAACGATTTACAAGACGTGACTAATTTAACTCAAGAAGATTTTATCGATTGGGGAGAAGAAGAAAAATACGTTAAAGAAATTGGTATTGGAGAATGTGCTGGTGTAGTTATCGATTTAATAGCAACATTATTCTTTGAGAGTGAAGAAAAAATAGATAATGCCAAAGCTTCTTTTGGAGATGAGGTGTATTCTAGCGCTATATATTATGCTTACCAATCGCTAGTTAATTCCGCGAAAGCGTTATTATTAGCTGAAAATAAAAAGACAAATACGCATGCTGGAATTGTTTCTCAGTTTGATGAGTTTTTTATTGAAGGAGGTAAAATTGATTTAGGAACTTCGTTTTCAGAATTAATATACGAAATCAATAAAAATGCACCAACTAAGGATTTTGCAGTAAGTTATATTGCAAATGCCGATAAGTTTTTAGCTGCAGTTAGAGCTTATAGAGAAGCAGAACAAGCTAAAGCATAA
- a CDS encoding DUF2061 domain-containing protein, with product MLLKNKEKSTYQEDAVGEKPIRSVAKALSWRLIGTLDTLIVSYFLTGELSVAASIASVDFVTKMILYFFHERIWNSVKWGK from the coding sequence ATGTTATTAAAAAATAAAGAAAAGTCCACTTACCAAGAAGATGCAGTTGGAGAAAAACCAATTAGAAGTGTAGCGAAAGCTTTAAGCTGGAGACTTATTGGAACGTTAGATACTTTAATAGTTTCTTATTTTTTAACAGGTGAACTTTCGGTAGCAGCATCTATCGCATCGGTAGATTTTGTAACCAAAATGATACTATACTTTTTTCACGAGCGTATTTGGAATTCAGTTAAATGGGGGAAATAA
- the epsC gene encoding serine O-acetyltransferase EpsC, giving the protein MKSYNVCLKDTVKAFTKKVFYSLFDCDHEAEHAEYLEKTFLQILDKLEIENGENIWETFKAELPEIRRKLDLDAIAFENNDPASHCLDEIYMAYPGFHAISIYRLSHALYKLGVYILPRMMSEYIHGITGIDIHPGATIGESFYIDHGTGIVIGETSIIGEQVKIYQGVTLGGIQVSKDLASTKRHPTIDDNVTIYANATILGGDIVIGKNSIIGANVWITQSVPEGSLVTYQTEIKIRPKKNGIR; this is encoded by the coding sequence ATGAAAAGTTATAATGTTTGTTTAAAAGACACAGTTAAAGCCTTTACGAAAAAAGTGTTTTACTCTTTGTTCGATTGTGATCACGAAGCAGAACACGCCGAATATTTAGAGAAAACATTCTTGCAAATTCTAGATAAATTAGAAATTGAAAATGGCGAAAATATATGGGAGACCTTTAAAGCGGAACTTCCAGAAATTAGAAGGAAATTAGATTTAGATGCTATTGCTTTCGAAAATAACGATCCTGCATCGCATTGTTTAGATGAAATTTATATGGCTTATCCTGGTTTTCACGCTATTTCAATCTATAGATTAAGTCATGCGCTTTATAAACTAGGTGTTTATATTTTACCTAGAATGATGAGTGAATATATTCATGGTATTACAGGTATTGATATTCATCCGGGAGCTACTATTGGCGAATCGTTTTATATCGATCACGGTACAGGAATTGTAATTGGCGAAACCTCTATAATTGGAGAACAAGTAAAAATATATCAAGGGGTTACTTTAGGTGGTATTCAAGTTTCAAAAGACTTAGCTTCTACTAAAAGACACCCAACCATAGACGACAATGTTACCATTTACGCTAACGCAACTATTTTAGGAGGTGATATTGTAATTGGTAAAAACAGTATTATTGGAGCTAATGTTTGGATTACCCAATCGGTACCCGAAGGTTCATTAGTGACTTATCAAACAGAAATTAAAATTAGACCGAAGAAAAATGGCATACGGTAA
- a CDS encoding NAD(P)/FAD-dependent oxidoreductase — MIKTDILIIGAGPTGLFTVFEAGLLKLKCHLIDALPQPGGQCSELYPKKPIYDIPGFPEILAGDLTKNLLEQAKQFEPGFTLGERADTVEKQEDGTFIVTTNKGTKHQAPVVAIASGLGSFEPRKPQLENLSKYEDKGVEYMIKEPEVYRDKKVIIAGGGDSALDWSIFLADIAESVTLIHRRNEFRGHLDSVEKVQELKDAGKINLITPAEVTDILGDGKVEAIEITKKDEEPFTLETDHFIPLFGLSPKLGPIANWGLEIEKNAIKVNNALDYQTNIPGIFAIGDGNFYPGKLKLILCGFHEATIMCQAAYQIIHPGKKNVLKYTTVSGVDGFDGTRKEAPKAVVQAIT, encoded by the coding sequence ATGATTAAAACAGATATACTAATAATTGGCGCGGGGCCAACAGGTTTATTTACAGTATTCGAAGCTGGATTATTAAAATTGAAATGTCATTTAATTGACGCGTTACCACAGCCTGGTGGGCAGTGTTCAGAATTGTATCCTAAAAAGCCAATTTATGATATTCCTGGATTTCCAGAAATTTTAGCTGGAGATTTAACAAAAAATTTATTAGAGCAAGCAAAACAATTTGAGCCTGGTTTTACTTTAGGTGAGCGTGCAGATACTGTTGAAAAGCAAGAAGACGGTACGTTTATAGTAACTACAAATAAAGGAACAAAACACCAAGCACCAGTTGTTGCTATTGCTAGTGGTTTAGGTAGTTTTGAACCTAGGAAACCGCAACTTGAAAACCTTTCTAAGTATGAAGATAAAGGTGTTGAGTATATGATTAAAGAACCAGAAGTGTATCGTGATAAAAAAGTAATCATTGCTGGTGGTGGAGATTCTGCTTTAGATTGGTCTATATTTTTAGCCGACATAGCAGAAAGTGTTACTTTAATACATAGACGTAATGAATTTAGAGGACATTTAGATTCAGTTGAAAAAGTTCAAGAACTAAAAGATGCTGGAAAAATAAATCTTATTACACCTGCAGAAGTTACTGATATCTTAGGAGACGGTAAAGTTGAAGCGATAGAAATAACTAAAAAGGACGAAGAGCCTTTTACTTTAGAAACCGATCACTTTATTCCTTTATTTGGACTTTCACCTAAATTAGGGCCTATTGCAAATTGGGGATTAGAGATCGAAAAAAATGCAATTAAAGTTAATAATGCTTTAGATTATCAAACTAATATCCCAGGTATATTTGCTATTGGTGATGGTAATTTTTATCCAGGTAAATTAAAATTAATACTTTGTGGTTTCCATGAAGCAACTATCATGTGCCAAGCGGCATATCAAATTATACATCCAGGAAAGAAAAATGTTTTAAAATATACTACAGTTTCTGGTGTAGATGGTTTTGATGGTACTCGTAAAGAAGCTCCTAAGGCCGTAGTTCAAGCTATTACCTAG
- a CDS encoding bifunctional precorrin-2 dehydrogenase/sirohydrochlorin ferrochelatase, which yields MLDEADKIKMSSLVEKERNNLYPIFLKTKSLNVLIVGGGNVAEEKLTFLLKSSPDAHVTMVSPMFREGTIKLAKTGCVTLVEDSYKKNYIIGKHMVVATTDIPEVNVQVWKDCRAESKLVNVADNPPYCDFYMGGIVTKGNVKVAISTNGKSPTTAKRLRQFFEDVIPENVDDLVKNLNEFRKTIKGDFEQKVETLNEFTKGLIEKKE from the coding sequence ATGCTAGATGAAGCGGATAAAATAAAGATGTCGAGCCTAGTTGAAAAAGAAAGGAATAATTTATATCCTATTTTTTTAAAAACAAAAAGTTTAAATGTTCTTATTGTTGGTGGCGGAAATGTTGCTGAAGAAAAATTAACGTTCTTATTAAAATCGAGTCCAGATGCACATGTTACAATGGTGTCGCCAATGTTTCGTGAAGGCACTATAAAACTTGCAAAAACAGGTTGTGTAACATTAGTTGAAGATAGTTATAAAAAAAACTATATTATTGGCAAGCATATGGTGGTTGCTACGACAGATATACCGGAAGTAAATGTACAAGTTTGGAAAGACTGTAGAGCAGAATCTAAATTAGTTAACGTTGCCGATAATCCGCCGTATTGCGATTTTTATATGGGTGGTATTGTAACTAAAGGGAATGTGAAAGTTGCGATTTCTACTAACGGAAAATCACCAACTACAGCAAAACGTTTGCGTCAATTTTTTGAGGATGTTATTCCTGAAAACGTAGACGATTTAGTTAAAAATTTAAACGAGTTTAGAAAAACTATTAAAGGTGATTTTGAACAAAAAGTGGAAACGTTAAACGAATTCACAAAAGGACTAATAGAAAAAAAAGAGTAA
- the cysM gene encoding cysteine synthase CysM, whose protein sequence is MAYGKTILDEIGNTPLVEATHLINKEGVRLFLKLEGNNPGGSVKDRAAFNMISEALKRGDIKKGGTLVEATSGNTGIALAFIAQLLGLNMVLIMPENSTVERVKTMRAYGAEVILTPADIGIEGSRDVAFKLRDEKGYTVLNQFENDDNWKAHYKTTGPEIWRDTEGEITHFVATMGTTGTVMGTSTFLKEKNPEIVIVGAQPADGAKIPGIRKWSPEYVPKFFDRSKVDVVIDVTEEDAKNITQRLAKEEGVFAGMSSGGSVYCALQIAESLESGVVVAIICDRGDRYLSSSLFE, encoded by the coding sequence ATGGCATACGGTAAAACAATATTAGACGAAATAGGGAATACACCTTTAGTTGAAGCAACGCATTTAATTAATAAAGAAGGCGTACGTTTATTTTTAAAGTTAGAAGGAAATAATCCCGGAGGAAGCGTAAAAGATCGCGCTGCTTTCAATATGATTTCTGAAGCTTTAAAACGTGGCGATATTAAAAAAGGCGGTACTTTAGTCGAAGCAACTAGTGGAAACACAGGAATTGCTTTAGCTTTTATAGCACAATTATTAGGATTGAATATGGTATTAATTATGCCTGAAAATTCTACAGTAGAACGTGTTAAAACCATGAGAGCTTACGGAGCTGAGGTAATTTTAACACCAGCTGATATTGGTATTGAAGGCTCTAGAGATGTTGCTTTTAAATTACGTGATGAAAAAGGGTATACCGTTTTAAATCAGTTTGAAAATGATGATAACTGGAAAGCGCATTACAAAACAACAGGTCCAGAAATTTGGAGAGATACCGAAGGCGAAATAACTCATTTTGTTGCCACTATGGGAACTACGGGAACCGTTATGGGTACTTCAACATTTCTTAAAGAAAAAAATCCGGAGATTGTAATAGTAGGAGCGCAACCTGCTGATGGTGCTAAAATACCTGGTATTAGAAAATGGTCGCCAGAGTATGTACCCAAGTTTTTTGATCGTTCTAAAGTAGATGTTGTTATAGATGTAACCGAGGAAGATGCTAAAAATATAACGCAACGCCTAGCCAAAGAAGAGGGCGTTTTTGCGGGTATGAGTAGTGGCGGTTCTGTTTACTGTGCTTTGCAAATTGCGGAGTCTTTAGAAAGCGGTGTTGTAGTTGCTATTATTTGCGATCGAGGCGATCGTTATTTGTCGTCTAGTCTATTTGAATAG
- the cobA gene encoding uroporphyrinogen-III C-methyltransferase — MSLKTPILTIVGAGPGDVDLITLKAIKAIESADVILYDALINEALLKYAAADAELIFVGKRRGCYAFQQDQINDLIVSKAKEKGHVVRLKGGDPFIFGRGAEEIDYVRQFGLETYVVPGISSSMAVPAYQGIPLTKRGSSESFWVITGTTKKHQLSGDVALAAKSSATVVILMGMGKLSEIVRIFSEENKQDVAVAIIQNGTRDNENVGIGTISSIESIVAEKQLANPAIIVIGDVVKERAVLSSVLETVNKNK; from the coding sequence ATGAGTTTAAAAACCCCAATATTAACCATAGTAGGTGCTGGTCCAGGAGACGTAGATTTAATTACCCTTAAAGCTATTAAGGCTATTGAATCTGCAGATGTGATCCTTTACGATGCACTTATTAATGAGGCTTTACTAAAATATGCTGCGGCAGATGCCGAACTTATTTTTGTAGGTAAACGTAGAGGGTGTTATGCTTTTCAACAAGATCAAATAAACGATCTTATTGTATCTAAAGCTAAAGAGAAGGGGCATGTGGTACGCTTAAAAGGCGGTGATCCTTTTATTTTTGGTCGAGGCGCAGAAGAGATTGATTATGTGAGACAATTTGGATTAGAAACTTATGTTGTTCCTGGTATTTCGTCATCCATGGCCGTGCCAGCTTATCAAGGTATTCCGTTAACAAAACGAGGATCTTCAGAGAGTTTCTGGGTTATTACTGGAACCACTAAAAAACATCAGTTATCTGGCGATGTGGCTTTGGCTGCAAAATCGTCGGCAACAGTTGTTATTTTAATGGGTATGGGTAAATTGAGTGAAATTGTTCGCATTTTTTCAGAAGAAAATAAACAAGATGTTGCCGTAGCTATTATTCAAAATGGCACTAGAGATAATGAAAACGTAGGGATTGGTACTATAAGTTCTATTGAAAGTATAGTGGCAGAAAAACAATTAGCAAACCCTGCTATTATTGTTATTGGCGATGTGGTGAAAGAACGCGCTGTATTATCATCGGTTTTAGAAACGGTTAATAAAAATAAGTAA
- a CDS encoding phosphoadenosine phosphosulfate reductase family protein — protein sequence MIEQSELNTLNEAFKNASPAEIIAKAFELSDKAVVTTNFRPYEAAILHAVNTVKAKTAVVWCDTGYNTPQTYKHAEQVIKDLDLNVFLYVPKQTSSHRDVVMGIPNVDDPKHALFTEQVKLEPFTRAMAEHNPKVWFTNLRQGQTAFRDSIGIFSVSKAGVLKVSPFYFWSDEKLDKYLEENNLPNEFKYFDPTKALENRECGLHA from the coding sequence ATGATAGAACAATCAGAATTAAATACATTAAATGAAGCTTTTAAAAACGCTTCACCAGCAGAAATAATAGCTAAAGCTTTTGAATTAAGTGATAAAGCTGTAGTAACAACAAACTTTAGACCTTATGAGGCTGCTATTTTGCATGCCGTAAATACGGTTAAAGCTAAAACGGCAGTAGTTTGGTGCGATACTGGTTACAATACGCCACAAACATATAAGCATGCAGAGCAGGTTATAAAAGACCTAGATTTAAATGTGTTTTTATATGTGCCAAAACAAACATCTTCACATAGAGATGTTGTTATGGGGATACCAAATGTAGACGATCCAAAACACGCCTTGTTTACAGAACAAGTAAAGTTAGAGCCTTTTACAAGAGCTATGGCAGAGCATAACCCAAAAGTTTGGTTTACAAACTTACGCCAAGGGCAAACGGCTTTTAGAGATAGCATTGGTATTTTTAGTGTTAGTAAAGCTGGAGTATTAAAGGTTAGTCCGTTTTACTTTTGGAGCGATGAAAAATTAGATAAATATTTGGAAGAGAATAACCTGCCAAATGAGTTTAAATATTTCGATCCAACCAAAGCATTAGAAAATAGAGAGTGTGGTTTACACGCTTAA
- a CDS encoding sulfate adenylyltransferase subunit 1, giving the protein MEVLKIATAGSVDDGKSTLIGRILYDTKSLTSDKLKAIEDKSEQLGYDYLDFSLATDGLMAEREQGITIDVAHIYFSTKKKSYIIADTPGHVEYTRNMVTGASTSQASIILIDARKGVIEQTNRHFFINNLLRVKDVVVAINKMDLVDFSEEIYNKIKADFSELMSKRDYQDQKITFIPVSALQGDNVVNKSDKMPWYTGDALLQHLEDLDKNDVYNVGTPRFPVQYVIRPKTEDFHDFRGYAGKVYGGELSVGDDIIVLPSKTRSKIKDIYFYDEKYETASRRSSVTITLENDINVSRGDMIVKEGDLPTIDKQFTANVCWMDSENLTVGGKYIVQHGVNKVLAKVDRINHKINPDYSGIDKEATSLGVNDIASVSFKLNKPIFFDQFKNHRTNGSFILIDPQSNNTVGAGFIQ; this is encoded by the coding sequence ATGGAAGTATTAAAAATTGCAACAGCAGGAAGTGTAGACGACGGTAAAAGTACCTTAATCGGTCGCATCCTTTACGATACAAAATCATTAACTTCAGATAAGCTAAAAGCTATTGAAGATAAAAGTGAACAACTAGGGTATGATTACCTAGATTTTTCATTAGCCACAGATGGTTTAATGGCCGAGAGAGAACAAGGTATTACTATTGATGTAGCACATATATATTTTTCAACTAAAAAGAAAAGTTACATTATAGCAGATACTCCTGGCCACGTAGAATATACACGTAACATGGTTACTGGAGCATCAACATCTCAAGCGTCTATTATTTTAATCGATGCACGTAAAGGTGTTATCGAGCAAACTAATCGTCACTTTTTTATCAATAACTTACTTAGAGTTAAAGATGTAGTTGTTGCTATTAATAAAATGGATTTAGTTGATTTTTCAGAAGAGATTTACAATAAAATTAAGGCTGATTTTTCTGAATTAATGAGCAAAAGAGATTATCAAGATCAAAAAATAACATTTATTCCTGTAAGTGCATTACAAGGTGATAATGTTGTAAACAAATCTGATAAAATGCCTTGGTATACTGGTGATGCTTTATTACAGCATTTAGAAGATTTAGATAAAAATGATGTTTATAATGTTGGTACACCACGTTTCCCTGTGCAGTATGTAATTCGTCCTAAAACTGAAGATTTTCACGATTTTAGAGGTTACGCAGGAAAAGTTTACGGTGGTGAATTAAGCGTTGGAGATGATATTATTGTTTTACCATCTAAAACAAGATCTAAAATTAAAGATATTTATTTCTACGACGAAAAGTACGAAACCGCTTCTAGACGATCTTCTGTAACTATTACTTTAGAAAACGATATTAATGTATCTCGTGGAGACATGATTGTTAAAGAAGGTGATTTACCAACTATTGACAAACAATTTACAGCTAATGTATGTTGGATGGATTCTGAAAACTTAACCGTTGGAGGTAAATATATTGTTCAACACGGTGTTAATAAAGTATTAGCTAAAGTTGATAGAATTAACCATAAAATTAATCCTGATTATTCAGGAATAGATAAAGAAGCAACATCTTTAGGTGTTAATGATATTGCGTCGGTTTCATTTAAATTAAACAAACCTATCTTTTTTGATCAATTCAAAAACCATAGAACAAACGGTTCGTTTATTTTAATCGATCCACAATCAAATAACACGGTTGGGGCTGGTTTTATCCAGTAA